CAAATAAATGATACCATTAATGCTATTTTTCAAAGCCTTCGGCATCAGCAAGTTCTTCGGTATCAACAATTAGAGGCATTTCGAGCCTACCGAAATAAAAGCCGGCAATATCTGACATTAGGTTAATTCCGATAACAATTAAAACTAAATTACTACCAGCAAAGCTACGTTTAAAAAGTAAACTAACAATGATATATGGTCTAAAGCAAATGCTGGCTAAGAACCTAGCGATTGTAAGTTTTTGCTAGCTTTTTTACAAAATAGCCATAGTTTTATACCTCCTAATCAATAAGAAATTTAAGTGCTTGTCAATATATAAGATATAACATGGGTATAATCAATATGGATTGAAGAATAGAAAAAACAATAGGACGATTTTAAAGCAGTATTGAATAGATTATGGTAGGTTGTTAATTTGAAGTTAATAACAAAATATTATTGTTAAGAAAGGGAGCTTTTTTGTCAGTAGGGGAATTACTTAAAAAATATCGAATCGAGAAGATGAAGACACAAAAAGAATGGGCTGGCAATGTAATTAGTCCATCATTTTATGCCAAGGTGGAAAAATATTCATCATATATTTGTAGAAGATCTACTTGCGTTACTTCATTTTAATTATATACTTAAGACATAAACGAATAGGTATATACATCTAAATTAAGAAGCAATATTATGAATGATTCGTTACGTGGCACACCAATTATTATTTTTTTCAGTGAATGAAATCGCATTTTGGAAATTAATGATGTTGACAGATGTGCAATAAGTTTAGATGGATTACTTATAAAGTTTAGGCAAAAATAATTAGATTTTATAAGGTATAAATTATGAAGATAAAACTTAGTAAAATTGTTCCTATTTCAATAGGCATTATATTATTAATAATTGCGATAAAAGATTTTTCTCCTTGGCGTAGTCCAAGGGAAATAATAATAGGACTATTAACATTAGCAGTGGCATTATGGCCCACAAGTAAAAATCAAAAATCAACTTCTTCTGAAACTGATTACTTAGTTGATCACAAAGTTGTAGTTTATTCAGAGCGTATTTATTTAGCAATGTTCTTCGTCTTTATAGTTTTATACTACTTAGATGGGAAAAATATCTTACTGGGTGTTATATCTATTTATTCATTATTACTTTGGCTTGTTCAGCAGGTAATAATAATTGTTTTAGACTTATTAAAAAGTAAAAGAAAATAATTAATTTTAGAGGCATACTCTATAAAAAGGCTAGCTTAATTCCACCAATAAAGCGCAAAGACGGCATTAGAAGTATAACGAAGCTGATATAAATTGGATAGGTACTTTTGTCTTTTGGGCCGCGTAAAAGACTTATTGTTAAGTCAAATTATACTTTGTTTAAAGTAAAAAATTGGGAGATTAACAGGATGAAAATAGCAGAAGCAGCGCAAAAAACTAACGTAACTCCAGTTACCCTGCGCTATTATGAAAAAGTTGGCTTAATTCCGCCAATAGAGCGCAAAGACGGCATTAGAAATTATAGCGAAGCTGATTTAAATTGGATTGACTTTATCAGATGCATGCGTCAAGTGAGAATTCCCGTTAATGACTTACTCGAATATACTAAATTGGTTCAAAAGGGCACGGATACTAGAAAAAACCGGCGCGCAATTTTAGTTAAAGAATTAGAAAAACTTGAACAAGAAAATCACAACATCCAGCAAACAATTACGCGCTTAAAAACTAAAATCACTTTGTACGATCAGGGCAAAATTAAGTAAAGTGTTATTTTTTATTTTGCCCATAAAAATTTAACCAGTAATTGAGCTACCTGCTTGTTTTCATGTAGCTTGCTGTGCTGAGCATTTTGCCCGTGAAATTCGTGTTCTTGGTAAGAACGTGCGCGTTTACTAACTAAGTAACGGTAAGAGCGGGAAGAGTTATTGTCAACTGAACCATCTGTTCCGTTACCAGTATTACCGTAGATATTTAGTACGCGGGCATTTTGCGGGAAAGTCCTTTTTAAAGGCAGTAGTCCTTTGTAGCCAGTATCCATTTTTTCTGGCTTACCATTTTTCGTTAAAATAGTATGCTTGGGTGCGCCGAGTTCGCCAAGATAGCCGTTATAATGGCCTGCAATAGAAACTTGTTTATTCAATTGCGGCATTTTGGAATTAGCTGCATTATTTTTTAAATAATAGGCAATTTGCAGGTTGCCCATGGAATGACCGACTAAATTGATTTTATTAAAATGGTATTTCTTCTGCAGCGCTACTACTACGTCTTTAACGTAATTACTACTTTTAGTTAAAGCACGAGCCTGATCGGTTTCATCTGGGAAAATACTTTTATTATTAAGTAAGTTAACCTCAATGATGGGATTTTTAGCATTAGCACTGATGGTCCTATCAAACGTAACTTTACCGTCTTGACTAACGTCAGCTCTTATAATTGAGTTAGTCGCATTACAAGCGCGGGCATAATTTGTCATGCTTTCTTCTGCATGATAGCTGCTGCCCCAACCATGAACAAAGATGGTGGGAGTAGCAATTGTTTTAGCTGGATTTTGCTTTTGCTCTGCCTTATTAAAGAAGAGCCACCAGCAAGCTAGTAACACAAAAATTGCTAACAAGCCGCTCAGAACTATCTTGCTTTTTTTCGTCATTTTTTATCCTTAGTAGACTTTGAGAGTCTAAAGTATATTTTTAATATCAGCTGTAATTTGCTTAACCGTTAAATGATTATCCTGGTAGATTTGCTCAACAGGAGTTTGATCGGTATAAACCCGCTTTTGCCCGTAATTAAGGACTTTGACATCTTTTTGACCAAGATAAGAAGCTACTTTTTGACCAAAACCGCCGTCTAAGGTGTTATCTTCCAAGGTAACAATGACTTCGTGGTTAGCTGCTAGCTTGTCTAAAGCTGCCTGATCCAAAATATTGGCGGAAACAGGATTGACTAATGTTGCATTTAGTGCGGTAGCAACTTGTTTTCCGAGGCCGTAGAAGTCGCCTAGGGCAAGAATTGCAACCTTTTGCCCAGGATTGATGCGGTATGTTAATTCGCTATAATCGGTGGCAACTTCTTGGTCATCACTGACAGGAACGTTAGCGGGTAATTTAATGGCAACTGGATGCCTTCTTTGCTTGATTGCCCATTCAAGCATTGCTTGTTCTTCTTTTAAAGTCGTTGGGGCTAAGTAAAGCCAGTTGGGCAAGTTGGCAACCATTACTTGATCAAAAATGCCAAGGTGAGTCTTAGAACCATTTGAAATTCGGCCACCAGCAACAAGCATGACTACTGGCAGGTCGTTGGCTGCAACGTCATGAGAAAGCTGGTCAAAAGCGCGCTGTAAGAAGGTGGAATTTTCCATTAAAACTGGAATACCGCCTTCTTTAGCAAAACCAGCAGCAAAGGCAACTGATTCCTGCTCGGCAATGCCAACATCGGTATAGTTTGCCGGGAACTCTTGCTTAAAGTGGTCAAGATCAAAGACGCCAGGAATGGCAGCATTAATTGCCATGATTTTTTGGCCAGCATTGATTTGCTCCTTGATGACATCTAGTGCAATCGAATTAGGAGTCGGTGCAGATGAAGCTGCGGCTGTCGGTTGATCAGTAGCTAAATTAAAGGGACTAACCCAATGGTGGGCCTCTTCATC
This genomic window from Lactobacillus panisapium contains:
- a CDS encoding MerR family transcriptional regulator, coding for MKIAEAAQKTNVTPVTLRYYEKVGLIPPIERKDGIRNYSEADLNWIDFIRCMRQVRIPVNDLLEYTKLVQKGTDTRKNRRAILVKELEKLEQENHNIQQTITRLKTKITLYDQGKIK
- a CDS encoding alpha/beta hydrolase, producing the protein MTKKSKIVLSGLLAIFVLLACWWLFFNKAEQKQNPAKTIATPTIFVHGWGSSYHAEESMTNYARACNATNSIIRADVSQDGKVTFDRTISANAKNPIIEVNLLNNKSIFPDETDQARALTKSSNYVKDVVVALQKKYHFNKINLVGHSMGNLQIAYYLKNNAANSKMPQLNKQVSIAGHYNGYLGELGAPKHTILTKNGKPEKMDTGYKGLLPLKRTFPQNARVLNIYGNTGNGTDGSVDNNSSRSYRYLVSKRARSYQEHEFHGQNAQHSKLHENKQVAQLLVKFLWAK
- a CDS encoding 1-deoxy-D-xylulose-5-phosphate synthase is translated as MNKHEDFLLNKISGPQDLKKLSIAEMEQLATEIRTLILEKDAYEGGHLGPDLGIVEATIAYHYVFNAPKDKIVWDVSHQTYPHKMLTGRAKAWLDPDHYEDVTPYTNPDESPYDYYSIGHTSTSIALASGMAKARDLLGGHENIMALIGDGSMTGGLAFEGLNNAAIEQHNLVVVVNDNQWSIDKNVGGLVTALQKLRDSNGEAAENPFKAMGFDYRYVADGNDLQAMINAFKAVKDVDHPILLHINTLKGKGYKPAIQDEEAHHWVSPFNLATDQPTAAASSAPTPNSIALDVIKEQINAGQKIMAINAAIPGVFDLDHFKQEFPANYTDVGIAEQESVAFAAGFAKEGGIPVLMENSTFLQRAFDQLSHDVAANDLPVVMLVAGGRISNGSKTHLGIFDQVMVANLPNWLYLAPTTLKEEQAMLEWAIKQRRHPVAIKLPANVPVSDDQEVATDYSELTYRINPGQKVAILALGDFYGLGKQVATALNATLVNPVSANILDQAALDKLAANHEVIVTLEDNTLDGGFGQKVASYLGQKDVKVLNYGQKRVYTDQTPVEQIYQDNHLTVKQITADIKNIL